From Coffea arabica cultivar ET-39 chromosome 2e, Coffea Arabica ET-39 HiFi, whole genome shotgun sequence, the proteins below share one genomic window:
- the LOC113730814 gene encoding tetraspanin-6-like, which produces MYRFSNTVIGFLNLFTLLASIPIIGAGLWMAKSSTTCESFLQTPLLVIGFVILIISLAGFIGACFNVAWALWVYLLVMLFLIGALMALTVFGFVVTSQGGGHPVEGRVYREYHLNDYSPWLRKRVEDPHYWMAIRNCILSSKTCASIVMWTPYDYLNKDLTPIQSGCCKPPTSCNYAATTMAQDPDCYQWNNSPTMLCYQCDSCKAGVLEDVRRDWHKLSVLNIVMVVLLIGIYSIGCCAFQNTKRAETDYPYGRNRMSKIHPRWDFHWWRWLNERRHQLY; this is translated from the exons ATGTACAGATTTAGCAATACAGTAATAGGTTTCTTGAACCTCTTCACACTTTTAGCCTCAATCCCGATCATCGGTGCAGGTTTATGGATGGCTAAGAGCAGCACCACCTGTGAAAGCTTTCTTCAAACACCCCTTCTGGTGATCGGCTTTGTGATTCTGATAATATCGCTGGCTGGTTTTATTGGGGCTTGTTTCAACGTTGCATGGGCTCTGTGGGTGTATTTGCTGGTCATGCTGTTTCTCATAGGAGCTTTGATGGCTCTGACAGTTTTCGGGTTCGTGGTGACGAGCCAAGGTGGAGGGCATCCGGTTGAGGGGAGGGTTTATAGAGAGTATCACCTTAATGATTATTCTCCATGGTTGAGGAAGAGAGTTGAGGATCCTCACTATTGGATGGCCATCCGGAATTGTATTTTGAGTTCTAAAACTTGTGCTAGCATTGTTATGTGGACTCCTTATGATTATCTCAACAAAGACTTGACTCCAATTCAG TCTGGTTGCTGCAAGCCTCCAACTTCATGCAATTATGCAGCAACAACGATGGCTCAGGACCCGGACTGCTACCAATGGAACAACTCCCCGACCATGCTTTGTTACCAGTGCGATTCGTGCAAGGCCGGAGTGCTTGAAGATGTGAGGAGAGACTGGCACAAGCTCTCTGTACTTAACATTGTCATGGTTGTTTTACTCATAGGCATCTATTCCATTGGCTGCTGTGCTTTCCAAAACACCAAAAGAGCTGAAACAGATTATCCTTATGGCCGTAACAGGATGTCCAAGATCCACCCCAGATGGGATTTTCATTG